A region from the Pelobates fuscus isolate aPelFus1 chromosome 1, aPelFus1.pri, whole genome shotgun sequence genome encodes:
- the NIT2 gene encoding omega-amidase NIT2, producing the protein MLVLCRAGHRMQAARAMTKFRLAVVQLFVTSDKSQNLKRASQLIKDAAQQGAHVVALPECFNSPYGTKYFAEYAETIPGQSTQMLSQVAKECGVYVVGGSIPEEDAGKLYNTCAVFGPDGGLLAKHRKIHLFDIDVPGKIRFQESETLSCGDSFTVFETPYCKIGVGICYDMRFAELAQIYARKGCKLLLYPGAFNMTTGPAHWELLQRARAVDNQVYVATVSPARDEKASYIAWGHSTVVSPWGEVIAKAGTEESITSADIDVQYLDEIRQQIPITKQRRLDLYNVEEKKKS; encoded by the exons ATGTTAGTGCTCTGTAGAGCAGGTCACAGAATGCAAGCAGCCAGAGCCATGACAA AATTCCGATTAGCAGTAGTTCAGCTTTTTGTTACTTCGGACAAATCCCAGAACCTAAAAAGAGCAAGCCAGTTAATAAAAGATGCCGCACAACAAGGAGCTCATGTCGTAGCGCTGCCT GAATGCTTTAATTCTCCGTATGGGACTAAATATTTTGCGGAGTATGCAGAGACGATTCCGGGGCAATCTACGCAGATGCTGTCCCAAGTAGCTAAAGAATGTGGCGTCTATGTTGTCGGAG GTTCAATCCCTGAGGAGGATGCTGGGAAATTGTACAATACATGCGCTGTGTTTGGTCCAGATGGAGGCTTGTTGGCAAAACACCGGAAG ATTCACCTGTTTGATATCGATGTTCCTGGGAAAATCCGTTTCCAAGAATCAGAAACCTTGAGTTGCGGAGACAGCTTCACAGTGTTTGAGACCC CTTACTGCAAAATAGGAGTGGGGATCTGTTATGACATGAGATTTGCTGAACTTGCCCAAATATACGCAAGAAAAG GATGCAAGTTATTGCTTTATCCAGGAGCGTTTAATATGACAACAGGGCCAGCCCACTGGGAGCTGTTACAGAGGGCGCG AGCTGTGGATAATCAGGTCTACGTTGCAACTGTATCTCCAGCACGAGATGAAAAGGCTTCGTATATTGCATGGGGACACAGCACCGTGGTTAGTCCATG GGGAGAGGTTATAGCAAAGGCGGGTACAGAGGAATCTATCACCTCTGCAGATATAG ATGTGCAATATCTCGATGAGATCCGACAACAAATTCCTATTACTAAACAACGTCGCCTCGATCTGTACAATgtagaagaaaagaagaaatcgTAG